In one Pseudomonadota bacterium genomic region, the following are encoded:
- a CDS encoding class I SAM-dependent methyltransferase, translating to MKENDTKISSDVLNAQQEHWEKMFSEKIDMFGVDPSYPARRANELLQKEGKIKILELGGGQGRDALFFAGKGFHVSVLDYSAEGLLAIRERAQNAAISQSITTLQHDIRQSLPFEDESFECCFSHMLFCMALTTTELEFLSQEIGRVLKPGGLNIYTARNVNDAHYRTGINRGEDMWEVGGFVVHFFDREKMKHLAKGYDIINVEEFEEGDLPRKLFLVILRKHGTV from the coding sequence ATGAAAGAGAACGATACAAAGATATCAAGTGATGTTTTAAATGCCCAGCAGGAACATTGGGAGAAGATGTTTTCAGAAAAGATTGACATGTTCGGAGTTGATCCGAGCTATCCTGCCCGCAGAGCAAATGAACTGCTTCAAAAAGAAGGTAAAATAAAAATCCTGGAGCTTGGAGGCGGTCAGGGGCGTGACGCCCTCTTTTTCGCGGGTAAAGGTTTTCATGTAAGTGTTCTCGATTACAGTGCAGAAGGACTACTGGCAATCAGGGAAAGAGCGCAAAATGCCGCTATCTCGCAGTCCATTACAACGTTACAGCATGACATCAGGCAGTCTCTTCCCTTTGAAGATGAATCATTTGAATGCTGCTTTTCCCACATGCTGTTTTGTATGGCCCTGACAACTACTGAGCTTGAATTCCTCTCACAGGAAATCGGCCGGGTACTTAAGCCAGGAGGATTAAACATATACACAGCCAGAAATGTCAACGATGCCCATTACAGGACAGGAATCAACCGCGGTGAAGATATGTGGGAAGTCGGGGGTTTTGTTGTCCACTTTTTTGACAGGGAAAAGATGAAACATCTGGCAAAAGGATATGATATAATTAACGTCGAGGAATTCGAGGAAGGAGATCTCCCAAGAAAACTTTTTCTTGTTATCCTAAGAAAACATGGTACCGTCTAA
- a CDS encoding secondary thiamine-phosphate synthase enzyme YjbQ — MVYTEQFQIKTKGLGDTIDIMVKIINIIGNSKIINGLVTVFCPGSTGTITTIEYESGVINDLKKVLEKIVPSNTDYEHNMRWGDGNGFSHVRAALMKPSLSIPLVNGELTLGTWQQIVFIDFDNRERNRSVIVQVIGE; from the coding sequence ATGGTATATACAGAACAATTTCAAATAAAAACAAAAGGTCTTGGGGATACAATCGATATTATGGTTAAAATAATTAATATAATCGGCAATTCAAAAATCATAAATGGTCTTGTTACGGTTTTCTGTCCGGGGTCCACAGGCACAATTACAACTATAGAATACGAATCAGGAGTTATAAATGACCTGAAAAAAGTACTTGAGAAGATTGTTCCTTCAAATACGGATTATGAACACAACATGCGCTGGGGTGACGGGAACGGATTCTCCCATGTCCGGGCGGCTTTAATGAAACCCTCGCTTTCGATCCCCTTGGTAAATGGAGAACTTACGCTTGGCACCTGGCAGCAGATAGTTTTTATTGACTTTGACAACAGAGAAAGAAACAGGAGCGTAATTGTTCAGGT
- a CDS encoding cation diffusion facilitator family transporter, with product MNSEKRLAITFLVTVLILAAEVVGGYLSNSLALLSDAGHMVTDALAIALGLVAARISRKPSDKNATFGYHRVGLLAALINGLSLLVIAVLIFHESYERFMSPPRIDIPVMLGIAVFGLIGNLIMAFILGRSHEDLNLKSVWLHVLGDTLSSIGVIISGIIIYLTGWTYTDPIASVLIGGIIIWGGIRLVRDTISIFLDLTPRGFNVEILAKKIIDMHDVIDVHDVHLWPVAHNHVAFSAHVLVNDKTLSEVETTKMNIEAMLRENGIDHSTLQIECASINCDDGFYCQGKPDNHNKEHNHNH from the coding sequence ATGAACAGTGAAAAGCGTCTTGCAATAACTTTTTTGGTGACAGTCCTTATACTGGCTGCTGAGGTAGTTGGCGGTTATTTAAGCAACAGCCTTGCCCTATTAAGTGACGCCGGGCACATGGTTACAGATGCCCTGGCAATAGCCCTGGGCCTTGTTGCTGCCCGCATAAGCAGAAAGCCGTCGGATAAAAATGCCACCTTCGGCTACCACAGGGTCGGCCTTCTGGCAGCGCTCATCAATGGGTTGAGCCTTCTTGTCATCGCTGTCCTCATCTTTCATGAATCCTACGAAAGGTTTATGTCTCCTCCGAGAATAGATATACCTGTAATGCTCGGCATCGCTGTTTTCGGTCTTATTGGCAACCTTATTATGGCTTTTATCCTCGGTCGCAGCCATGAAGATCTCAACCTTAAAAGCGTCTGGCTGCATGTCCTCGGTGATACGCTTTCTTCCATTGGTGTTATTATCTCAGGCATCATTATCTATCTCACGGGGTGGACTTATACCGATCCTATTGCAAGCGTCCTTATCGGGGGTATTATTATCTGGGGAGGTATAAGACTGGTCCGGGATACAATCTCTATTTTTCTTGACCTGACCCCGAGAGGTTTTAATGTGGAAATACTGGCAAAAAAAATTATTGATATGCACGATGTCATAGACGTACATGATGTCCATCTCTGGCCTGTAGCCCACAATCACGTTGCCTTTTCAGCCCATGTTCTGGTAAATGACAAGACCTTAAGCGAGGTTGAGACAACAAAGATGAATATTGAAGCAATGCTTAGAGAAAACGGGATTGACCACAGTACACTTCAGA